Part of the candidate division WOR-3 bacterium genome, CCGTTTTCGTGGGACCCGAGAGTTTGGTTAACATTTCAAGAATGAAACACAGGAACGATTCGCTGAAAAACAGACTTGTCGAGCTCGAAATGAAAAAAGCCGTGCTCAGTTACAATCTTGTCAGACTCAAAAGGGACACGGCTTATTGGGAGAGAGTTTTCAGACTCTCCGGTATGGGCAAAAGAGGCGAGGCGTTTTTTATTGTGAGAAACGAAAGCCTCGTACTTGTCTATGATTTTCTTGAAAGCGGAGAAACCGGGATTTCGCAGTGAAAAAAGCAAAAGTATATTTAGCCGGAATTGGCCGTTTAAATCCCGAAAAAGCCCTCAAATTGATAACCGGAAAAATCCCGAATGTCTTTAGTAAAAAAGAAGCCGTCGCCGTGAAGGTTCATTTCGGAGAAAGAGGAAACACTACTTTTCTGCCGTCGGCTTTTCTCGCTATAGTTGTTGAGTCTGTGAAAAAAAGCGCGGGCGATGTTTTTGTCACAGACACCAACGTCCTTTACAGAAGCGAAAGAAGCAAGACGGTTCAGCATCTTAACCTGGCTTACGAGCATGGATTCTCGCACGATAAACTCGGTGCGCCGGTGATAATAGCCGACGGCTTTGACGGGGGGGACGTAGTCAGAATTAAAACGAATGGCAGGCATTTCAGCAGTTTTCCTGTGGGCGGAGCAATTCACAAAGCCGGCGGTCTGGCTGTTTTTTCGCATTTCAAAGGGCATTTACTGGCCGGAGCCGGCGGTGCCGTAAAGAATCTCGCGATGGGAGGCGCTTCCAGGGCGGGTAAGCAGATGATGCACGCAGACGTGGTTCCGGAAAAAAGAAAAGATAAAACTTGCCTGAAGTGTTTCAAATGCGTCAAAACATGTCCGGAATCAGCCGTTTCGATTGACGATACAGGTCCGGTGTTC contains:
- a CDS encoding DUF362 domain-containing protein, giving the protein MKKAKVYLAGIGRLNPEKALKLITGKIPNVFSKKEAVAVKVHFGERGNTTFLPSAFLAIVVESVKKSAGDVFVTDTNVLYRSERSKTVQHLNLAYEHGFSHDKLGAPVIIADGFDGGDVVRIKTNGRHFSSFPVGGAIHKAGGLAVFSHFKGHLLAGAGGAVKNLAMGGASRAGKQMMHADVVPEKRKDKTCLKCFKCVKTCPESAVSIDDTGPVFDLKKCVGCGECIASCPEGVIKILWNVKPENFAEKLAEGAKAVLSGKEKSSVFINGLLSVTPECDCMADAGDPMVEDIGWLLSTDPVAIDAASYDLVAKKTGRDVFHDAHPSTCFLKCLEYAEKIGLGTKSYVIEELK